In Lates calcarifer isolate ASB-BC8 linkage group LG4, TLL_Latcal_v3, whole genome shotgun sequence, a genomic segment contains:
- the LOC108884480 gene encoding myosin-7 — protein MGDAAMKEFGAAAPYLRKSDKERLEAQTRPFDMKKECFVPDPEIEYVKASIITRDGDKVTAETEFGKTVTVKESDIHPQNPPKFDKIEDMAMFTFLHEPAVLFNLKERYAAWMIYTYSGLFCVTVNPYKWLPVYNQEVVVAYRGKKRSEAPPHIFSISDNAYQYMLADRENQSILITGESGAGKTVNTKRVIQYFASIAAVPSTGKKDPAAEKKGTLEDQIIQANPALEAFGNAKTIRNDNSSRFGKFIRIHFDNRGKLASADIETYLLEKSRVTFQLKAERDYHIFYQILSQVKPELLEMLLITNNPYDYAFISQGETTVASINDSEELMATDEAFDVLGFTQEEKNSMYKLTGAVMHHGNMKFKQKQREEQAEADGTEDADKVAYLMGLNSADLIKGLCHPRVKVGNEWVTKGQNVAQVYYAVGALSKAVYERMFLWMVLRINLSLDTKQPRQYFIGVLDIAGFEIFDFNTFEQLCINFTNEKLQQFFNHHMFVLEQEEYKKEGIEWTFIDFGMDLQACIDLIEKPMGIMSILEEECMFPKATDITFKAKLYDNHLGKSANFQKPRVVKGKPEAHFALMHYAGTVDYNINNWLVKNKDPLNETVVALYQKSTLKLLATLFANYAGADSVQESGGKGKGGSKKKGSSFQTVSALHRENLNKLMTNLRSTHPHFVRCIIPNETKTPGAMENPLVMHQLRCNGVLEGIRICRKGFPNRILYGDFKQRYRILNPSAIPEGQFIDNKKASEKLLGSLDIDHNQYKLGHTKVFFKAGLLGLLEEMRDDRLALIITRIQARSRGVLARIEFQKIVERRDALLVIQWNIRAFMGVKNWPWMKMYFKIKPLLKSAETEKEMANMKEEFAKLKEAYAKSEARRKELEEKMVTLLQEKNDLQLQVQTEQDNLCDAEERCEGLIKSKIQLEAKIKELTERLEDEEEMNAELTAKKRKLEDECSELKKDIDDLELTLAKVEKEKHATENKVKNLVEEMAAQDEIIAKLTKEKKALQEAHQQTLDDLQSEEDKVNTLTKAKAKLEQQVDDLEGSLEQEKKIRMDLERAKRKLEGDLKLAQESIMDLENDKQQLEERLKKKDFEISQLNGKIEDEQAMSAQLHKKLKELQARIEELEEELEAERAARAKVEKQRADLSRELEEISERLEEAGGATTAQIEMNKKREAEFQKLRRDLEEATLQHEATAATLRKKQADSVADLGEQIDNLQRVKQKLEKEKSELRLELDDVVSSMEHIVKAKNNLEKMCRTLEDQMNEYKTKAEEGQRTINDFTMQKAKLQTENGELSRQLEEKDSLVSQLTRGKQSYTQQIEDLKRQLEEEVKAKNALAHAVQSARHDCDLLREQYEEEQEAKAELQRSMSKANSEVAQWRTKYETDAIQRTEELEEAKKKLAQRLQEAEEAVEAVNAKCSSLEKTKHRLQNEIEDLMVDVERSNAAAAALDKKQRNFDKVLAEWKQKYEESQTELESAQKEARSLSTELFKLKNSYEESLEHLETLKRENKNLQEEISDLTEQIGEGGKNIHELEKIRKQLEQEKSEIQTALEEAEASLEHEEGKILRAQLEFNQVKADIERKLAEKDEEMEQAKRNQQRIVDTLQSSLEAETRSRNEALRLKKKMEGDLNEMEIQLSQANRQAAEAQKQLKSVHAHLKDLQLQLDDSLRATDDMRENIAIVERRNNLLQAEVEELRSALEQTERSRKFAEQELLDVSERVQLLHSQNTSLLNQKKKLEADISHLQTEVEEALQECRNAEEKAKKAITDAAMMAEELKKEQDTSAHLERMKKNMEQTIKDLQHRLDEAEQIAMKGGKKQIQKLEARIRELESEVEAEQRKSSESVKGIRKYERRIKELTYQTEEDRKNLARLQDLVDKLQLKVKSYKRTAEEAEEQANSNLAKFRKIQHELDEAEERADIAESQVNKLRAKSRDVGSKKGHDEE, from the exons atggGGGATGCTGCCATGAAAGAGTTTGGGGCTGCTGCGCCCTATCTGAGAAAGTCGGACAAGGAGCGTTTGGAGGCCCAGACTCGTCCATTTGACATGAAGAAGGAATGCTTTGTTCCTGATCCTGAGATTGAGTACGTCAAAGCCTCCATCATCACTCGGGATGGTGACAAAGTCACTGCTGAGACTGAATTCGGAAAG ACTGTGACGGTGAAGGAGAGTGATATCCATCCCCAGAACCCGCCTAAGTTTGATAAAATTGAAGACATGGCAATGTTCACCTTTCTCCATGAGCCTGCTGTGCTGTTTAATTTAAAAGAACGTTACGCAGCATGGATGATCTAT ACCTACTCTGGGCTGTTCTGTGTGACTGTCAACCCCTATAAGTGGCTGCCAGTCTATAACCAAGAAGTTGTTGTTGCCTATCGAGGGAAGAAGAGAAGCGAAGCTCCTCCTCATatcttctccatctctgacaATGCCTACCAGTACATGCTGGCTG acagagaaaaccaGTCCATCCTCATCAC TGGAGAATCCGGTGCTGGAAAGACTGTCAACACCAAACGTGTCATTCAGTACTTTGCCAGTATCGCAGCTGTCCCAAGTACTGGGAAGAAAGATCCAGCTGCTGAAAAGAAG GGTACCCTGGAGGATCAAATCATTCAGGCTAACCCTGCTCTGGAGGCCTTTGGAAATGCCAAGACCATCAGGAATGACAATTCCTCTAGATTT GGTAAATTCATCCGCATTCATTTTGACAATCGAGGAAAGCTGGCTTCTGCTGATATTGAAACTT ACCTTCTGGAAAAGTCTCGTGTGACCTTCCAGCTCAAGGCTGAGAGGGACTACCACATTTTCTATCAGATCTTGTCTCAGGTTAAGCCTGAACTTCTGG aAATGTTGCTCATCACCAACAACCCATATGACTACGCCTTCATCTCCCAAGGAGAAACAACAGTAGCCTCTATCAATGATTCTGAAGAGCTGATGGCTACTGAT GAAGCATTTGATGTGCTGGGCTTCActcaagaagaaaagaacagcATGTACAAGCTAACAGGTGCCGTCATGCATCATGGCAACATGAAGTTtaagcagaagcagagagaggagcaggcaGAGGCTGATGGCACTGAAG ATGCTGACAAAGTAGCTTATCTGATGGGCCTGAACTCTGCTGACTTAATCAAGGGTCTCTGTCACCCAAGAGTCAAAGTAGGAAATGAGTGGGTCACCAAGGGACAAAATGTTGCTCag GTGTATTATGCAGTTGGTGCACTGTCTAAGGCAGTGTATGAGAGGATGTTTCTCTGGATGGTATTGAGAATTAACCTGTCCCTGGACACCAAGCAGCCTCGTCAGTACTTCATTGGCGTGTTAGACATTGCTGGATTTGAAATCTTTGAT TTCAACACCTTTGAGCAGCTGTGCATCAACTTCACCAATGAAAAACTGCAACAGTTTTTCAACCACCACATGTTTGTACTGGAGCAAGAAGAGTACAAGAAAGAAGGCATTGAATGGACGTTCATAGATTTTGGTATGGATTTGCAGGCCTGTATTGACCTCATTGAAAAG CCCATGGGGATCATGTCCATCCTTGAAGAGGAGTGCATGTTCCCGAAAGCCACTGATATCACCTTTAAAGCTAAGCTCTATGACAACCATTTGGGGAAATCTGCCAACTTCCAGAAGCCCAGAGTTGTCAAAGGAAAACCAGAGGCTCATTTTGCCCTAATGCACTATGCTGGAACTGTTGATTATAATATCAACAACTGGCTGGTGAAGAACAAGGATCCTCTGAATGAGACTGTTGTTGCCCTGTACCAGAAATCTACTCTCAAGCTGCTCGCTACCCTCTTTGCAAATTACGCTGGGGCTGATTCAG tTCAGGAATCTGGTGGGAAGGGCAAAGGTGGCAGTAAAAAGAAAGGTTCATCCTTCCAAACTGTATCAGCCCTACATAGG GAGAACTTGAACAAGCTGATGACCAACTTGAGGTCTACTCACCCTCACTTTGTACGCTGCATCATCCCCAATGAGACCAAGACTCCTGGGGCCATGGAGAATCCTCTGGTGATGCACCAGCTGCGTTGTAATGGGGTGCTCGAAGGCATCAGGATCTGCAGAAAGGGCTTCCCCAACAGGATCCTCTATGGAGATTTCAAACAGAG GTACCGTATTTTGAACCCAAGTGCCATCCCTGAGGGACAGTTCATCGATAACAAGAAAGCTTCAGAGAAGCTTTTGGGCTCCTTGGATATAGACCATAACCAGTACAAACTGGGCCACACTAAG GTGTTTTTTAAAGCTGGACTGCTTGGTTTGCTGGAGGAGATGCGAGACGACCGTTTAGCTCTAATCATCACCAGGATCCAGGCAAGATCCCGAGGTGTTCTGGCAAGAATTGAATTCCAGAAGATTGTAGAACGCAG GGATGCACTACTTGTGATCCAGTGGAACATCCGCGCTTTCATGGGGGTCAAGAATTGGCCCTGGATGAAGATGTACTTCAAAATCAAGCCTCTGCTGAAGTCAGCAGAGACTGAGAAGGAGATGGCCAACATGAAGGAAGAGTTTGCCAAACTGAAGGAGGCTTATGCAAAATCAGAAGCCCGCAGAAAGGAACTAGAGGAAAAAATGGTCACTCTTCTCCAAGAGAAGAATGACCTGCAGCTCCAAGTTCAGACC GAGCAAGATAATCTGTGTGATGCTGAAGAAAGATGCGAGGGGCTGATTAAGAGCAAGATTCAGCTGGAGGCAAAAATCAaagagctgacagaaagactggaggatgaggaggagatgaatgCTGAACTGACTGCTAAGAAGAGGAAGTTAGAAGATGAGTGTTCTGAACTGAAGAAAGACATTGATGACTTAGAGTTAACTCTGGCAAaagtggaaaaagagaaacatgccaCTGAAAACAAG GTCAAGAACCTGGTAGAAGAGATGGCTGCACAGGATGAAATCATTGCCAAGTTGACCAAGGAAAAGAAAGCCTTACAGGAAGCTCACCAGCAAACACTGGATGACCTGCAGAGTGAAGAAGACAAAGTCAACACTCTGACCAAGGCCAAGGCAAAGCTGGAGCAGCAAGTGGATGAT CTTGAAGGATCCCTtgagcaagaaaagaaaatacgCATGGATCTGGAGAGAGCAAAGCGGAAACTTGAGGGAGACCTAAAGTTAGCTCAAGAAAGCATTATGGACCTGgaaaatgacaaacagcagcttgaAGAGAGGCTGAAAAA GAAAGATTTTGAAATCAGCCAGCTCAATGGCAAAATAGAAGATGAACAGGCAATGAGTGCTCAGCTTCATAAGaaactgaaggagctgcag GCCCGTATTGAAGAGCTAGAAGAAGAACTTGAGGCAGAGCGAGCTGCCAGAGCCAAGGTTGAGAAGCAGAGGGCAGACTTGtccagagagctggaggagatcagtgagaggctggaggaggctgGTGGAGCAACAACTGCCCAGATTGAGATGAACAAGAAGAGGGAGGCTGAGTTCCAGAAACTCCGCAGAGACCTTGAAGAGGCCACTCTGCAGCATGAAGCCACTGCTGCCACACTCAGGAAGAAACAAGCTGACAGTGTTGCTGACCTGGGAGAGCAGATTGATAACCTGCAGAGAGTCAAGCAGAAACTGGAAAAGGAGAAGAGTGAGCTCAGACTTGAGTTGGATGATGTGGTCTCCAGTATGGAACATATTGTGAAGGCAAAG aataaTTTGGAGAAAATGTGCAGAACTCTGGAAgaccaaatgaatgaatataaaacaaaggCAGAAGAGGGACAGCGTACTATTAATGACTTCACCATGCAAAAAGCAAAGCTTCAAACTGAGAATG GTGAACTTTCAAGGCAGCTTGAGGAAAAAGATTCCCTGGTGTCGCAACTCACCAGAGGAAAACAGTCCTACACTCAGCAAATTGAAGACCTTAAAAGACAACTGGAGGAGGAAGTCAAG GCCAAGAATGCATTAGCCCATGCTGTGCAGTCTGCTCGTCATGACTGTGACCTGCTCAGGGAGCAGtatgaggaggagcaggaggccaaGGCTGAACTGCAGCGCAGCATGTCCAAGGCAAACTCTGAGGTGGCTCAGTGGAGAACTAAGTATGAAACTGATGCTAtccagaggacagaggaacTGGAGGAGGCAAA GAAAAAGTTGGCTCAGCGTCtgcaggaggctgaggaggctGTTGAAGCAGTGAATGCTAAATGTTCCTCTCTGGAGAAGACCAAACACAGACTGCAGAATGAGATTGAAGATCTCATGGTGGATGTGGAGAGGtctaatgctgctgctgctgctctggacaAGAAGCAAAGAAACTTTGATAAG GTCTTGGCAgaatggaaacagaaatatgagGAGTCTCAAACAGAGCTGGAGAGCGCTCAGAAGGAAGCCAGGTCTCTGAGCACTGAACTCTTCAAACTGAAGAACTCTTATGAAGAATCTCTTGAACATTTGGAGACcctgaagagagaaaataaaaatctgcaag AGGAAATATCTGACCTCACTGAACAAATTGGTGAGGGTGGAAAGAATATTCATGAGCTTGAAAAGATTCGAAAACAGTTGGAGCAAGAGAAGTCAGAGATACAAACAGCTCTGGAGGAAGCAGAG GCTTCACTGGAGCATGAGGAAGGGAAGATTCTCAGAGCCCAGCTCGAGTTCAATCAGGTGAAAGCTGACATTGAGCGCAAGCTGGCtgagaaagatgaagagatggaACAAGCAAAGAGAAACCAACAGCGAATTGTGGACACCCTTCAGAGCTCTCTTGAGGCTGAGACTCGCAGCAGGAATGAGGCCCTCCGCTTGAAaaagaagatggagggagaccTCAATGAGATGGAGATCCAGCTTAGCCAGGCCAACAGGCAGGCAGCTGAGGCCCAGAAACAACTCAAATCTGTTCATGCACATCTAAAG GATCTTCAGCTCCAGCTTGATGACTCTCTGCGAGCCACTGATGATATGAGGGAAAACATTGCCATTGTTGAGAGACGCAACAACCTGCTTCAGGCCGAAGTGGAGGAGCTCAGGTCTGCTCTGGAGCAAACTGAGAGAAGTCGCAAATTTGCTGAGCAAGAGCTGCTGGATGTTAGTGAGAGGGTGCAGCTACTGCACTCACAG AACACCAGTCTGCTAAACCAAAAGAAGAAACTGGAGGCTGATATATCCCACCTTCAAACTGAAGTGGAGGAGGCACTGCAAGAATGCAGAAATGCTGAGGAAAAGGCCAAGAAGGCCATTACTGATGCTGCCATGATggcagaggagctgaagaaagaGCAGGACACCAGTGCTCACCTGGAGCGTATGAAGAAGAACATGGAACAAACCATCAAAGATCTGCAGCACCGTCTGGATGAAGCTGAACAGATCGCTATGAAGGGAGGCaagaagcagatacagaaactCGAGGCCAGG ATCAGAGAACTAGAAAGTGAAGTAGAGGCTGAACAAAGAAAGTCCAGTGAGTCTGTCAAGGGAATACGAAAATATGAGAGACGAATCAAAGAGTTGACTTATCAG acagaagAGGATCGTAAGAATCTTGCCCGGCTGCAAGATCTAGTAGACAAGCTGCAGCTAAAGGTCAAATCGTACAAGAGAACTGCAGAGGAAGCT GAAGAACAGGCAAACAGTAATCTTGCCAAGTTCCGTAAGATACAACATGAGCTTGATGAAGCTGAAGAGAGAGCTGATATAGCTGAGTCTCAGGTCAACAAGCTACGTGCCAAGAGTCGTGAtgtggggtcaaag AAAGGACATGATGAAGAGTAA